Proteins encoded within one genomic window of Ammonifex degensii KC4:
- the der gene encoding ribosome biogenesis GTPase Der has product MGKPVVVIVGRPNVGKSTLFNRLVGKGVAIVEEEPGVTRDRLYREVEWCGREFVLVDTGGVVESPESPLEVAIRRQVEQALEEADLVLFVVDYKTGVTAEDQAIASMLRRTGKPTLLVVNKVDKFDPPPVLSDFYALGLSTEPIPVSAAQGLNVGDLLDAVIDRLPPEDREEERPQAEAIAVAIVGRPNVGKSSLVNALLGEERVIVSDIPGTTRDAVDTFFTWEGQPYILIDTAGLRRRSRIKEEAERQSCLRARQALRRAHVAVLVLDGAEGVTMQDKRIAGLIEEAGRAVVIAVNKWDLVPSSRKDAPRYLEALRRELYFINYAPVVFTVAPEGFGVTQVLTEVERALANARRRVREQELWEVVEEAQLRNPPPRVKDKRLEIYRAYQVAVEPPVFLLQVNDPELMTPYYRKYLENQLRAAFDFTGTPIRFVLRRHKKRREKHV; this is encoded by the coding sequence GTGGGAAAACCCGTTGTGGTGATAGTGGGACGCCCGAACGTAGGCAAGTCCACCCTTTTTAACCGTTTGGTGGGAAAAGGGGTAGCTATAGTGGAGGAGGAGCCGGGAGTGACCCGCGACCGCCTCTACCGGGAAGTAGAGTGGTGCGGGCGCGAATTCGTGCTGGTGGACACCGGGGGAGTGGTGGAAAGCCCGGAAAGTCCTTTAGAGGTGGCCATCAGGCGCCAGGTGGAGCAGGCCTTGGAAGAGGCCGATCTCGTGCTTTTTGTGGTGGACTACAAGACAGGGGTTACTGCCGAGGATCAGGCCATAGCTTCTATGCTACGGCGGACGGGGAAACCCACCCTGCTGGTGGTAAACAAGGTGGACAAGTTCGACCCTCCGCCGGTGCTGTCCGACTTTTACGCTCTGGGCCTGAGCACCGAGCCCATACCCGTGTCGGCAGCCCAGGGCCTAAATGTGGGCGACCTCCTGGACGCGGTGATCGACCGACTTCCACCGGAGGATAGGGAAGAGGAAAGACCACAGGCCGAGGCCATAGCAGTGGCCATCGTGGGGCGCCCCAACGTGGGGAAGTCTTCCTTGGTGAACGCCCTCCTGGGAGAGGAAAGGGTGATCGTCAGCGATATTCCCGGTACCACCCGCGACGCGGTGGATACCTTCTTCACCTGGGAGGGGCAGCCCTACATCCTCATCGACACGGCAGGGCTGCGTCGCCGCAGCCGGATAAAGGAGGAGGCAGAGCGGCAGAGCTGCCTGCGGGCCCGGCAGGCTCTAAGGCGCGCCCACGTCGCCGTTCTGGTTCTGGATGGCGCCGAAGGGGTGACCATGCAGGACAAGAGGATTGCCGGTCTTATTGAGGAGGCAGGACGGGCGGTGGTTATAGCGGTCAACAAGTGGGACTTGGTGCCTTCTTCCCGGAAGGACGCCCCCCGCTATCTGGAGGCGTTAAGGCGAGAGCTTTACTTCATCAACTATGCTCCGGTGGTCTTCACCGTGGCTCCGGAGGGGTTCGGGGTTACCCAGGTGTTGACCGAGGTGGAAAGGGCGTTGGCCAACGCTCGCCGCCGGGTGCGCGAGCAGGAACTATGGGAAGTTGTGGAAGAAGCTCAGCTACGCAATCCTCCTCCTCGGGTGAAGGATAAGCGGCTGGAGATCTACCGGGCTTACCAGGTGGCGGTGGAGCCGCCGGTCTTTCTCCTGCAAGTGAACGACCCGGAGCTCATGACTCCTTACTACCGCAAGTACCTGGAGAACCAGCTGCGGGCAGCCTTCGATTTTACCGGCACCCCCATACGCTTCGTTCTGCGCCGGCACAAGAAGAGGAGGGAAAAACATGTTTAA
- a CDS encoding DUF512 domain-containing protein — translation MRGLEIKAVDPQGQGALLGLRPGDLLLRVDENTLRDIIDFYFYTASGRRLFLRRDGRELVLRLPEPERPWGLDFAHPFGSVRRCANRCLFCFVDQQPPGLRPTLSFKDDDYRLSFWEGNFTTLTNCTRKDLERIVEQRLSPLYISVHTTNPQLRAKLMGNPRAGLIMEQLKFLAAGGITLHTQIVLCPGINDGVELERTVEDLASLYPAVASIAVVPVGLTRYRQGLYPLRPVSREEAALLLEKIHSWQRKFHRCWGTRLVYAADELYLLAGSPLPPASAYEGFPQLENGVGLARQFLSGWEKLKPRLPREASPLRAVIVTGVLAAGLLEPVVARLNKIRGLEVELVVVENEFFGPTVTVAGLLTGRDIRRALLSRPRPDLVMLPAVALKDGHLFLDDLTLDELAAELGCRVEAAGTPEELVQLTFQEAAKGGGKGWENPLW, via the coding sequence TTGCGCGGTCTGGAGATCAAAGCGGTCGATCCTCAGGGGCAAGGAGCTCTTCTGGGATTGAGACCCGGGGATTTGCTCTTGCGGGTGGACGAGAATACCCTGCGGGACATCATCGACTTTTACTTTTACACCGCTTCCGGCCGCCGGCTTTTCCTGCGGCGCGATGGGCGGGAGCTGGTGCTGCGTCTCCCCGAGCCGGAGCGGCCCTGGGGTCTGGACTTCGCGCACCCTTTCGGTTCTGTTCGCCGGTGCGCCAACCGCTGCCTTTTTTGTTTTGTGGATCAGCAACCGCCGGGCCTACGCCCTACTTTAAGCTTCAAAGACGACGATTATCGCCTTTCCTTCTGGGAAGGAAACTTCACTACTCTAACCAACTGCACCCGGAAAGATCTTGAGCGCATCGTAGAGCAGCGCTTAAGCCCTCTTTACATATCCGTGCACACCACCAACCCACAATTACGAGCCAAGCTCATGGGCAATCCCCGCGCCGGGCTCATCATGGAGCAGTTAAAGTTCCTGGCCGCCGGCGGCATAACCCTACACACCCAGATAGTGCTCTGCCCGGGAATTAACGACGGGGTAGAGCTTGAGCGCACAGTGGAGGACTTGGCCAGCCTTTACCCGGCAGTGGCCTCCATTGCCGTTGTCCCGGTGGGGCTTACCCGTTACCGGCAAGGACTTTACCCTTTGCGCCCAGTCTCCCGGGAGGAAGCGGCGCTTCTTCTGGAAAAGATACATTCGTGGCAACGCAAGTTTCACCGGTGCTGGGGGACGAGGCTGGTGTACGCGGCAGACGAACTCTATCTCCTGGCTGGGAGCCCCCTTCCCCCGGCCTCCGCTTATGAGGGATTTCCCCAGCTGGAAAACGGGGTGGGCTTAGCGCGGCAATTTCTCTCCGGCTGGGAAAAGTTGAAGCCCCGCCTTCCCCGGGAAGCCTCGCCCCTCCGGGCGGTCATCGTCACCGGGGTGCTGGCAGCGGGTCTTTTAGAACCGGTGGTAGCCCGTTTGAATAAGATAAGGGGGCTAGAAGTGGAGCTGGTGGTGGTGGAAAACGAGTTCTTCGGACCTACCGTGACCGTGGCTGGGCTTTTAACCGGCCGGGACATAAGGCGGGCCTTGCTTTCCCGCCCCCGGCCGGACCTGGTGATGCTGCCTGCGGTAGCCCTGAAGGACGGCCATCTCTTCCTGGATGATCTTACTCTGGATGAACTGGCGGCGGAGCTAGGTTGCCGAGTAGAAGCTGCTGGTACGCCAGAGGAGTTGGTGCAGTTGACTTTCCAAGAAGCGGCGAAAGGAGGCGGGAAAGGGTGGGAAAACCCGTTGTGGTGA
- the spoIIP gene encoding stage II sporulation protein P, whose product MARSKLWLGIALVLGVICLAFWLGGRSLPALSSRTESYDGELGPGEFFTVVDKERRVIDRLAREVAPGDEFFTPEGKHYRVERVRGRVAEARLLGRDRDLLVWEAYFEQVAVPTAVLGPNRTVAIYHTHSDESYVPTDGAASIPYRGGILKVGARFSRRLERVGVRVNHDVTPHDPHDAYAYVRSRKTATRLLQSRPLAIFDVHRDGVPDPDFYRAYIRGSSVGQIRIVVGRQNPKMSANLDFAKRLMSYANRVHPGLVKGIYLGRGNYNQDLSPTALLLECGTHTLTRPEAERGVMLLAEAVPVVLGLEGSRPDLPEGERPLTERTPGAWRTVAWLLLAVVVGVGGYLLLSTGSWQGAKERLRHFWSRELGLRKKKE is encoded by the coding sequence ATGGCCAGGAGTAAGCTCTGGCTGGGAATTGCTCTGGTATTGGGGGTTATATGCCTCGCCTTCTGGCTGGGCGGGAGATCCCTTCCTGCTTTGAGCTCCCGAACCGAGAGTTATGACGGAGAGCTCGGCCCAGGAGAATTTTTTACGGTGGTGGACAAAGAGCGGCGGGTAATCGACCGCCTGGCCCGCGAGGTAGCGCCAGGGGACGAATTCTTCACCCCTGAAGGAAAGCATTACCGGGTAGAGAGGGTGCGGGGGAGGGTGGCCGAGGCCCGCCTTCTGGGAAGAGACCGGGATCTTCTGGTATGGGAAGCCTACTTCGAGCAGGTAGCCGTGCCAACAGCGGTCTTGGGACCTAACCGCACGGTGGCTATTTACCATACCCATAGCGACGAGTCCTACGTTCCCACCGACGGAGCCGCTTCCATTCCTTACCGGGGAGGCATTCTCAAAGTGGGAGCGCGTTTCAGCCGGAGGCTCGAAAGGGTAGGGGTAAGGGTTAACCACGATGTCACCCCGCACGACCCTCACGATGCTTACGCTTACGTGCGCTCCCGCAAGACGGCCACCCGGCTCCTGCAAAGCCGTCCCTTGGCCATTTTCGATGTCCATAGAGATGGGGTTCCTGACCCCGACTTCTACCGGGCCTATATAAGGGGCAGTTCGGTGGGACAGATCCGGATCGTGGTAGGGCGGCAGAACCCCAAGATGAGCGCCAACCTCGACTTTGCCAAGCGCCTCATGAGCTACGCCAACCGGGTGCACCCGGGACTGGTTAAAGGAATCTACCTGGGGCGGGGCAACTACAACCAGGACCTTTCTCCCACCGCCCTCTTGCTGGAGTGTGGCACCCACACGCTGACCCGGCCGGAAGCGGAACGGGGAGTGATGCTGCTGGCGGAGGCCGTACCGGTAGTCCTGGGGCTGGAAGGTTCCCGCCCCGACCTGCCGGAGGGGGAGCGTCCCTTGACGGAGCGCACGCCCGGAGCTTGGCGAACTGTGGCCTGGCTCCTGCTGGCGGTAGTGGTGGGAGTGGGAGGCTACCTCCTCCTGAGTACGGGCAGCTGGCAGGGAGCAAAAGAAAGACTGCGCCACTTCTGGTCCAGGGAGCTCGGCCTCCGCAAGAAGAAAGAATAA
- a CDS encoding DUF1614 domain-containing protein — MPVGILLLILLSLLIYLGIGHRVLDRMRLSDRAALLMIGAMVVGSLIDLPLLPHLSLNVGGTLVPIGLAIYLVVGAGTREEKARALIGALVTGLAVYLLGTYLMRGIKEPAGRYDFLEPLYLFPLVAAAVAYLMGRSRRAAFVAATLGVLLGDLGHYFWVLKSRAPITVNLGGGGVFDATVLSGLLAVLLAELVGEARERLQGGPETEGRPLALLKNLRPPGEEEKDGQE; from the coding sequence ATGCCGGTAGGAATACTTCTTCTCATCCTGCTTTCCTTGCTTATTTACCTGGGCATAGGGCACCGGGTGCTGGACCGGATGCGCCTTTCTGACCGCGCAGCCCTTTTGATGATCGGGGCCATGGTCGTGGGAAGCCTTATTGACCTTCCCCTTCTGCCCCACCTTTCGCTTAACGTGGGTGGGACGCTGGTGCCGATAGGGTTGGCCATTTATTTAGTGGTCGGAGCCGGGACTAGAGAGGAGAAGGCAAGGGCGCTTATCGGGGCTTTGGTCACCGGTTTGGCAGTTTATCTGCTGGGCACCTACCTCATGCGGGGGATAAAGGAGCCGGCGGGACGCTACGATTTCCTAGAACCCCTTTACCTTTTCCCCCTGGTAGCCGCCGCGGTGGCCTATCTTATGGGGCGCTCGCGCCGGGCGGCCTTTGTAGCTGCCACCTTGGGAGTATTGCTGGGAGACCTGGGACACTACTTCTGGGTTCTGAAGAGCCGAGCTCCCATTACCGTAAATCTAGGGGGTGGCGGAGTCTTCGATGCCACAGTGCTTTCGGGATTATTAGCCGTCCTTTTGGCTGAGCTCGTGGGCGAGGCGCGCGAGCGCCTGCAAGGAGGGCCGGAGACGGAGGGAAGACCACTAGCCCTGCTTAAGAATTTGCGCCCGCCTGGAGAGGAGGAAAAGGATGGCCAGGAGTAA